The genomic DNA TGCTGCGCGCCTGGTTGCAGCGCCTGCGCGGGCTGGGCGTGCAGTTTCACATGCGCCACCGCTGGCTGGGCTGGGCCGATGGCGGCGCACTGCGTTTTGCCGCGCCCTCAGGCGAGGTGCGGGTCGCGGCCCGCGCGGTAGTGCTGGCGCTGGGCGGCGGCAGCTGGGCGCGCCTGGGGTCCGATGGCGCCTGGGTGCCGCTGCTGACGCAGCGCGGCGTGGCCGTGGCGCCGCTGCGGCCGGCCAATTGCGGCTTTGATGTGTTGCGTGCCGATGCGCCCGTGGGCGAAACCCGCCGTGCGTTTTTGCAGGAGCTGATCGGCCGCACGCCCACGCCGGCCGTGGGCTGGACGCCGCATTTTGCCGAGCGTTTTGCGGGCCAGCCGTTCAAGACCGTGCAGCTGTCCTTCACCGACAGCCAGGGCCGCAGCTTTGACCGCCGGGGCGAGTTTGTCGTCACGGCCACCGGGGTGGAGGGCAGCCTGGTCTATGCCGCCTCGCAGCTGCTGCGCGACGAGGTCGAGGCCCATGGCCATGCCACGTTCCACCTCGATCTGCTGCCCGACCATGCGCCCGAGCGCGTGCTGGTCGAGGTGCGCCACCCACGCGGATCGCGGTCGCTGTCGAGCCACCTTAAGAGCCGCCTCGGCCTGGACGGCATCAAGGCCGGCATCCTGTACGAACACCTGGGCAAGGACGGCATGAACGACCCCGTGGCCTTGGCCCACGCCATCAAGGCGCTGCCCATCACCGTGGTGGCAATCCGCCCGCTGGACGAGGCCATCAGCAGCGCGGGCGGCGTGGTGTTCGAAGCGCTGGACGAGCACCTCATGGCAAGCGCCGCGCCCGGCGTGTTCTGCGCGGGCGAGATGCTGGATTGGGAGGCGCCCACAGGGGGCTACCTGCTCACGGCCAGCCTGGCCAGCGGTCGTGTGGCGGGCGAGGGCGCGCTGCGCTGGCTGGGACAGGAGTAGCCCGCAGGGGCATGAGAAGGCGTTGGGGGAGCCTGGCGCCTGAGAGGCTGAGAGTTTTTTGCGCATGCCCGCTCATCACGCCAAAACGCACCCGCTCGTCGTTGCAAATGCGCGCCATAGCCCGAGCTATGGCTGTGCTTTGCGCCTAGATCGGCTGCGTTGTGGCACGCTGCTCGGACCCGCGCAAAAAACTCTCAGCCTCTGAGTGCGCGGACTTTGTGCGAGCCAAGCGGCTCACCGCAAACAAGGCGAAAGAGATGCTTGGGAGGGGATTTTTTGCGCGACAGCGCAAAAAGAAAGAAGAAGTTGACGAGCCTTACCCCCGGCACTGGCTCCACAGTTAGGGCTGCTTGGTTCCCCACCTGACCCGGTTGGCCGCTTCACCATGCGGGGAGGCCCGTCACCCGCGATTGTACGACGGATGCGGACGCGCTTTTCTGAGCAGTCCCGTGGCCGTGGGCGCCGAAAGGACAAGCGGCACAGCCCGTAGAATCTGCCGGATGTCCTATCTCGTGCTCGCCCGCAAGTACCGCCCCCGCAATTTCACCGAAATGGTGGGGCAGGAGCATGTGGTGCAGGCCCTTACCAATGCGCTCAACACACAGCGCCTGCACCATGCCTACCTGTTCACCGGTAC from Acidovorax sp. T1 includes the following:
- a CDS encoding TIGR03862 family flavoprotein, producing MNAPTPLATEAATPLHCDVAIVGGGPAGLMAAEVLAQAGVVVHLFDAMPSVGRKFLLAGKGGLNLTHSEPYGPFASRYAGRQPQIEPLIQAFGGPEVRAWAQGLGVETFVGTSGRVFPADMKAAPLLRAWLQRLRGLGVQFHMRHRWLGWADGGALRFAAPSGEVRVAARAVVLALGGGSWARLGSDGAWVPLLTQRGVAVAPLRPANCGFDVLRADAPVGETRRAFLQELIGRTPTPAVGWTPHFAERFAGQPFKTVQLSFTDSQGRSFDRRGEFVVTATGVEGSLVYAASQLLRDEVEAHGHATFHLDLLPDHAPERVLVEVRHPRGSRSLSSHLKSRLGLDGIKAGILYEHLGKDGMNDPVALAHAIKALPITVVAIRPLDEAISSAGGVVFEALDEHLMASAAPGVFCAGEMLDWEAPTGGYLLTASLASGRVAGEGALRWLGQE